A single window of Fischerella sp. PCC 9605 DNA harbors:
- a CDS encoding orange carotenoid protein N-terminal domain-containing protein, which produces MTFTTDERTKQAVEQFRKFDVDTQLALLWYGYLDIKDKLIPANQTSAQDTAAALYDQIQAMPKEQQLQAQRDIASRANSDISRAYTALSSSAKLDVWLRLARGMENNIIIQMPSDYELPAETKGFVDTIKGLEFEQRVDFTRSVVMEMGAK; this is translated from the coding sequence ATGACATTTACTACTGACGAAAGAACAAAACAAGCAGTAGAACAGTTTCGCAAATTTGATGTCGATACCCAGCTAGCCTTGCTATGGTATGGTTATCTAGACATCAAAGACAAACTGATACCAGCAAATCAAACTTCTGCACAAGATACTGCTGCGGCTTTGTACGATCAAATCCAAGCAATGCCGAAAGAACAGCAGCTACAAGCGCAACGCGATATTGCTAGCCGTGCAAATAGTGATATTAGCCGTGCCTACACTGCTTTAAGTTCTAGCGCCAAATTGGATGTGTGGTTGCGTCTAGCACGGGGTATGGAAAATAATATCATTATCCAAATGCCCTCTGACTATGAACTGCCCGCAGAAACAAAAGGTTTCGTAGATACAATCAAAGGCTTAGAATTTGAACAGCGTGTTGATTTCACACGCAGTGTAGTAATGGAAATGGGAGCTAAGTAG
- a CDS encoding DEAD/DEAH box helicase, which produces MSYTYHKAEALHTFSKLAPFIQEYIYDRNWTELRPVQLAACQVIFDTDAHLLVAAGTASGKTEAAFLPVLTLLHENPSSTIGALYIGPIKALINDQFERLNDLLKEADIPVWHWHGDVSQTHKNKLLKNPQGILQITPESLESLLINKNNDLLRLFGDLRFVVIDEIHAFMGTERGCQILCQLARIGYVTQKQPRRIGLSATLGDYAMAEEWLCSGTEKSVITPKIEVGKRQIRLAVEHFYLGNDDRFLEGKNHKVHEGREASGYDKYIFNLSKARKCLIFANSKSQTESAIASLRKIAAEEGEPDMYHVHHGSISASLRQVAEDAMREPNQPAVTAATLTLELGIDIGYLERVIQLESPLSVASFLQRLGRTGRRGEAADMRFVCAEDELSPEAVLPEQIPWQLLQCIAIIQLYLEERWIEPIRPIKYPFSLLYHQTMSILLATGEISPAALAKKVLNLPSFAAISKEYFKLLLRYLIDINHLQLTEQGKLILGLAGEKVVGKFKFYAVFPDNEEFVVRQGTVEIGSIFMPPPVGNQFALAGKTWEVIEVDFKKKIILVKQVEGQASVFWRGGSGTIHTRILQKMRQILFEDIEYPYLQNNAIKRLQAVRKLTRNSGLDKKNILPLAQDKCCIFPWMGTVAYRTLERLLNTFCRESLEIKSIIGVNPYFLTIKLGKDKVKYLYPEIIYLCEQTIKSEDLLSDAEAPEMQKYDKFIPHPLLRKAFANDYLDMAELRQQVKLWSDSTNL; this is translated from the coding sequence ATGAGCTATACATACCATAAAGCCGAAGCCTTACATACCTTTTCCAAACTCGCACCCTTTATTCAAGAATATATTTACGATCGCAACTGGACAGAATTACGACCAGTGCAGCTCGCAGCTTGTCAAGTTATCTTTGATACTGATGCTCACTTACTAGTTGCAGCTGGTACAGCTTCAGGGAAAACAGAAGCAGCGTTCCTACCAGTTTTGACTCTATTACACGAAAACCCATCAAGCACTATTGGCGCATTATATATTGGTCCTATTAAAGCATTAATTAACGATCAATTTGAACGTCTGAATGATTTGCTAAAAGAAGCGGATATTCCCGTTTGGCATTGGCACGGTGACGTTTCTCAAACTCATAAAAACAAACTACTGAAAAATCCCCAAGGCATTCTGCAAATTACACCTGAGTCCTTAGAAAGTTTGTTGATTAACAAAAATAATGACCTCTTGCGTTTGTTTGGTGATTTACGATTTGTAGTTATCGATGAAATTCACGCATTTATGGGTACGGAGAGGGGTTGCCAGATTCTTTGTCAATTAGCAAGAATAGGGTATGTGACGCAAAAACAACCCCGCAGAATCGGTTTGTCAGCCACTCTCGGTGATTATGCAATGGCTGAGGAGTGGTTGTGTTCTGGAACTGAAAAGTCAGTTATTACTCCGAAGATTGAGGTAGGAAAGCGACAAATTAGACTAGCGGTGGAGCATTTTTATCTTGGTAATGATGATCGATTTTTGGAAGGAAAGAACCACAAAGTACACGAAGGAAGAGAAGCTAGTGGTTATGATAAATATATTTTTAATCTTAGTAAGGCTCGTAAATGCCTGATTTTTGCTAACAGTAAATCGCAAACTGAATCTGCGATCGCATCTTTGCGAAAAATTGCAGCAGAGGAAGGAGAACCGGATATGTATCATGTACATCACGGTAGTATATCTGCTAGCTTGCGGCAAGTTGCCGAAGATGCAATGCGCGAACCTAATCAGCCAGCTGTGACGGCTGCAACTTTAACTTTAGAATTAGGTATAGATATTGGTTATCTGGAGCGAGTTATTCAGTTAGAGTCTCCGCTTTCTGTAGCGAGTTTTTTACAGCGTTTGGGACGTACAGGAAGGAGAGGCGAAGCTGCTGACATGCGCTTTGTTTGTGCTGAAGATGAACTATCACCAGAAGCAGTGTTACCAGAACAAATTCCTTGGCAACTTTTACAGTGTATTGCGATTATTCAACTTTATTTAGAAGAACGATGGATTGAACCGATAAGACCTATTAAATATCCGTTCAGTTTGCTGTATCACCAGACGATGAGCATTTTATTAGCAACAGGAGAAATTTCACCTGCTGCCCTTGCAAAAAAAGTTTTGAATTTACCATCTTTTGCTGCTATCTCCAAAGAGTATTTTAAATTATTATTGCGCTATTTAATTGATATTAATCATCTTCAATTAACCGAACAAGGTAAACTAATTTTGGGTTTGGCGGGTGAAAAGGTAGTAGGTAAGTTCAAGTTTTATGCTGTTTTTCCAGATAATGAGGAATTTGTTGTTAGACAAGGGACTGTAGAGATTGGTAGCATATTTATGCCGCCACCTGTGGGAAATCAATTTGCTTTGGCAGGTAAAACTTGGGAAGTTATAGAAGTTGATTTCAAGAAAAAGATTATTTTAGTTAAACAGGTTGAAGGCCAAGCAAGTGTTTTTTGGCGTGGTGGTAGTGGCACAATTCACACACGCATTTTACAAAAAATGCGGCAAATTTTATTTGAAGACATAGAATATCCTTATTTGCAAAATAATGCAATCAAACGTTTGCAGGCTGTACGCAAACTAACACGAAATTCTGGATTAGATAAAAAGAATATTTTGCCATTAGCTCAAGATAAATGTTGTATATTTCCTTGGATGGGTACGGTAGCTTACCGCACTTTGGAACGGTTACTCAATACTTTCTGCCGTGAATCTTTGGAAATTAAAAGTATTATTGGTGTTAATCCTTATTTTTTGACAATTAAATTGGGCAAAGATAAAGTTAAATATTTGTATCCAGAGATTATTTATTTATGTGAGCAAACAATTAAATCAGAAGATTTATTAAGTGATGCAGAAGCACCAGAAATGCAAAAATATGATAAGTTTATTCCTCATCCGCTTTTACGGAAAGCTTTTGCCAACGATTATTTAGATATGGCAGAACTGAGGCAGCAAGTGAAGCTTTGGTCTGATTCTACAAATTTATAA
- a CDS encoding ATP-binding protein, whose translation MAKLKISKKVSTAIINSLSAGVVPRVGLEYVAVGREKELKSLLQNLNDIAEGVAAFRFIIGNYGSGKSFMLQLLRNHAMEQGFVVADADLSSERRLAGTNNEGLATYRELMSRLATKTRPDGGALVSILEGWINKIQQEVAKETGMRPNDDGFDDQVETKIREVIQYIEDLVHGFDFGSVIIAYWRGYRLDDDDLKAAALRWLRGEYSTKTEAKAALGVRVIIDDDSWYDYIKLLAKFVAEIGYKGLLILLDEAAHLYQISTTVTREKNYNRLLAIFNDTMQCKAEHLGVAIGGTTKFLEDPNRGLFADAAWRRRTKESRFVTQVGMQEFLGPVMRLNPLTQEEILTLLQRLAEIHTLNFGYEQTLKSRDLKDFVQEIVNRLGAAALLTPGEIVRDFISILNILYQNPGIAFGELIRGTDFKPTVVGKDTHVDEDDVAEFSL comes from the coding sequence ATGGCAAAGCTCAAAATCTCGAAAAAAGTATCTACTGCTATCATCAATTCTCTTAGCGCGGGGGTAGTGCCAAGGGTAGGACTGGAATATGTAGCAGTAGGTCGGGAAAAAGAACTGAAAAGCCTGTTACAAAACCTCAATGACATTGCAGAAGGGGTAGCAGCATTTCGCTTTATCATTGGCAACTATGGTTCAGGCAAAAGCTTCATGCTGCAATTGCTTCGCAACCATGCAATGGAGCAAGGTTTTGTAGTTGCTGATGCAGATTTATCTTCAGAACGCAGGCTAGCAGGAACAAATAATGAAGGTCTAGCAACCTATCGAGAATTAATGAGCCGTCTTGCTACAAAAACTCGTCCTGATGGTGGTGCTTTAGTTTCAATTTTAGAGGGATGGATTAATAAAATTCAGCAAGAAGTAGCCAAAGAAACTGGCATGCGTCCTAATGATGACGGCTTTGATGACCAAGTAGAAACAAAAATCAGGGAAGTAATCCAGTATATAGAAGACTTAGTTCATGGTTTTGATTTTGGTAGTGTAATCATTGCTTATTGGCGGGGTTATCGCTTAGATGACGATGATTTGAAAGCCGCTGCTTTGCGCTGGTTGCGCGGAGAATATAGCACTAAAACAGAAGCAAAAGCTGCCTTAGGAGTGCGCGTTATTATTGATGATGATAGTTGGTATGACTACATTAAATTACTAGCTAAGTTTGTGGCTGAAATTGGGTATAAAGGACTTTTAATATTGCTAGATGAAGCCGCGCACTTATATCAAATCTCTACTACGGTTACTCGCGAAAAAAATTATAACCGACTGCTAGCAATATTTAATGACACCATGCAGTGTAAAGCAGAACATCTTGGTGTTGCCATAGGTGGAACCACAAAATTTTTAGAAGACCCAAATCGCGGACTATTTGCAGATGCAGCTTGGCGCAGACGCACCAAAGAAAGTCGTTTTGTCACCCAGGTTGGCATGCAGGAGTTTTTAGGGCCAGTCATGCGGCTAAACCCGTTAACTCAAGAAGAAATTTTAACACTGTTGCAAAGATTGGCTGAAATTCATACGCTCAATTTTGGTTATGAGCAGACTTTGAAAAGTCGCGATTTAAAAGATTTTGTCCAAGAAATAGTCAATCGCCTAGGTGCAGCAGCATTGCTAACTCCAGGTGAAATTGTCCGGGATTTTATTAGTATATTGAATATTCTGTATCAAAATCCAGGAATAGCTTTTGGTGAATTAATTCGTGGTACTGATTTTAAACCTACTGTTGTGGGTAAAGATACACATGTAGATGAGGATGATGTAGCGGAATTTAGTTTATAA
- a CDS encoding tellurite resistance TerB C-terminal domain-containing protein, translating to MISNRFILGIVAFGVSFGLSLVLHWDFNKAFLTGIITVPATYLAALFVDKRRRNNEMLILDSLHRRIKEMEGLKSRLLAEINQLDTHHASLYKESSQLQNQIVERRTQRESLSRELSSIIVDKKQLEGQVIYLQNEIHNLEKTKVETNNTLSAEKRRLELNCSLSKAEINHLQTQLGELQQQKQELESNLTLLERLKPQLEEKLHELRLKIQELEAESKNQNQILIEKKAETKNIELNLNYLQEQITEKQTLLKQLQEQVSLLQDERDHLQSQVWELLQHIETLNPENISENEYDTNADLFPFSDLLDTIEEETTDNLLQEWTKFLEQLPNYEMQVLKAILEQENPNAAIKKIAEANITMPNLLIDSINERANNTLGELIIDPSSAIPEIYPEHESNLKRAIAIYENAIARQTSN from the coding sequence ATGATAAGCAATCGGTTTATTCTCGGGATAGTTGCCTTTGGTGTTAGTTTTGGTCTTAGTCTGGTTCTTCATTGGGATTTTAATAAAGCCTTTCTCACTGGTATCATTACAGTACCTGCCACTTACCTAGCAGCATTGTTTGTAGATAAGCGACGTAGAAACAATGAAATGCTGATTTTAGATTCACTCCACAGACGTATTAAAGAAATGGAGGGTCTAAAATCTCGGCTGTTAGCAGAAATTAATCAACTAGATACACACCATGCTTCATTGTATAAAGAATCCAGTCAACTGCAAAATCAAATTGTAGAACGTCGTACTCAAAGAGAGAGCCTCAGTCGCGAATTAAGCAGTATTATCGTCGATAAAAAACAGTTAGAAGGGCAAGTAATTTACTTACAAAATGAAATTCACAACCTAGAAAAAACTAAAGTAGAAACTAATAACACTCTGAGCGCCGAAAAACGTCGTTTAGAATTAAATTGTAGTTTATCTAAAGCTGAAATAAATCATCTGCAAACTCAACTTGGTGAACTTCAGCAACAAAAGCAAGAACTAGAAAGCAATTTAACTCTACTGGAAAGACTAAAACCTCAATTAGAAGAAAAACTGCATGAACTGAGGCTGAAAATTCAAGAGTTAGAAGCAGAAAGCAAAAATCAAAATCAAATACTCATAGAGAAAAAAGCCGAAACGAAAAATATAGAACTGAATCTCAATTATTTACAAGAGCAAATCACAGAAAAACAAACTCTACTTAAGCAGCTACAAGAGCAAGTTTCATTATTGCAAGATGAACGCGATCATTTGCAAAGCCAAGTTTGGGAGTTGTTACAACACATAGAAACCCTCAATCCGGAAAATATATCAGAAAATGAGTATGACACAAATGCTGATTTATTTCCTTTTTCCGATTTACTTGACACAATAGAAGAAGAAACTACAGATAATTTACTACAAGAATGGACTAAATTTTTAGAGCAGCTACCGAATTATGAGATGCAGGTATTAAAAGCAATTTTAGAACAAGAAAATCCCAACGCTGCAATTAAGAAAATTGCTGAAGCAAATATCACTATGCCCAATTTATTGATTGATTCTATCAATGAAAGAGCCAATAACACTCTCGGTGAATTGATCATTGACCCAAGCTCAGCAATTCCAGAAATTTACCCAGAACATGAGAGTAATCTAAAAAGAGCGATCGCAATTTACGAAAACGCGATCGCCAGACAAACATCAAATTAA
- a CDS encoding ATP-binding protein, giving the protein MDNQAMPTASTSSYAKVQFLQRQAASLLLYQSVLQTEVGVAFLDLLQAIRYTEADARNCLQAYGNYFKSLAARNQNWEEYLIIQILTDENPFTRQAQQREFANLPPALIAAAKHDLHILQNLYECSSAILSEWVQAVAHLPVSPVVWYQEQDGVVGAEIRLVTSLQHLENWADAVEDLAAYYRQFGTGIFAECKALRWQAGQFVGIPYPDPVKLNDLAGYESQKEALLKNTEFLLSGQVALHVLLYGSRGSGKSSLVKALLNEYGDRNLRLLEVAKSQLQDLPVIVEQLRGLSHKFIIFVDDLSFEEDDDAFKALKVVLEGNLTARPQNIVVYATSNRRHLVREFFADRPAPRDNDEIHAWDTMQEKLSFSDRFGLTLTFEPADQKTYLKIVRHLADLAGINISQQDLEYHALQWATRHNGRSGRTARQFVDFFKADRLIFGHK; this is encoded by the coding sequence ATGGATAATCAAGCGATGCCTACGGCAAGTACTTCGTCCTACGCAAAGGTTCAATTCCTTCAGCGCCAAGCAGCATCTCTGTTACTCTACCAATCTGTTCTACAAACGGAAGTAGGTGTAGCATTTCTTGACCTGTTACAAGCGATACGTTACACTGAAGCGGATGCTAGGAATTGCCTACAAGCCTACGGCAATTACTTTAAATCCTTAGCAGCTAGAAATCAAAATTGGGAAGAATATCTCATCATCCAAATTCTCACAGATGAGAATCCTTTTACCAGGCAAGCTCAACAGCGAGAATTTGCAAATCTGCCTCCAGCTTTGATAGCAGCAGCAAAACATGATTTACATATACTACAGAATCTTTATGAATGTAGCAGTGCCATTTTGAGTGAATGGGTGCAAGCTGTAGCCCATCTACCTGTCTCACCAGTAGTATGGTATCAAGAGCAAGATGGGGTAGTAGGAGCGGAGATACGATTAGTCACGTCTTTACAACATTTAGAAAATTGGGCTGATGCTGTAGAAGATTTAGCAGCTTACTATCGGCAATTTGGTACAGGTATATTTGCAGAGTGTAAAGCTTTGCGTTGGCAAGCTGGGCAGTTTGTCGGCATACCGTACCCCGATCCAGTGAAATTGAATGACCTCGCGGGTTATGAGTCGCAAAAAGAAGCTTTGTTAAAAAATACAGAGTTTCTATTGTCTGGACAGGTGGCACTGCACGTATTACTTTATGGCAGCCGCGGTTCGGGAAAATCTTCTCTAGTTAAAGCTTTGCTGAATGAGTATGGCGATCGCAACTTGCGCTTGCTAGAAGTGGCAAAGTCACAATTGCAAGATTTACCAGTAATAGTGGAACAATTGCGAGGATTATCACATAAATTTATCATCTTTGTTGATGACCTGTCTTTTGAAGAAGATGACGATGCCTTTAAAGCACTAAAAGTAGTCTTAGAAGGCAATTTAACTGCACGCCCGCAAAACATCGTGGTGTATGCTACTTCTAATCGCCGTCACTTGGTTCGGGAGTTTTTTGCTGATAGACCTGCTCCTAGGGACAACGATGAAATTCATGCTTGGGATACTATGCAGGAGAAGCTTTCATTTAGCGATCGCTTTGGTCTGACACTCACTTTTGAGCCTGCTGACCAAAAAACTTATTTAAAAATTGTCCGGCATCTTGCAGACTTGGCTGGAATTAATATCAGTCAGCAAGATTTAGAATATCATGCTTTGCAATGGGCAACTCGTCACAATGGTCGTTCTGGAAGAACAGCACGACAATTTGTTGATTTTTTTAAAGCAGATAGGTTAATTTTTGGTCACAAATAA
- a CDS encoding TMEM14 family protein: MNLGIIATLAYGIITLIGGIIGYVTAGSNVSLFSGSISGLLLIFAAFVQIQGETWGLILAAVVTAVLLVVFAFRLAKTRKFMPAGMMTVLGMLTLAVIVNQLTTSRS, from the coding sequence ATGAATTTAGGTATTATTGCCACCCTTGCCTACGGCATTATTACTTTAATCGGTGGTATCATCGGCTACGTAACTGCTGGTAGTAATGTTTCGCTTTTTAGTGGTAGCATTAGTGGTTTATTGCTCATCTTTGCGGCTTTTGTGCAAATCCAAGGAGAGACTTGGGGTTTGATTTTAGCAGCTGTGGTAACAGCTGTACTATTAGTTGTCTTTGCATTTAGACTAGCTAAAACACGTAAGTTTATGCCCGCAGGAATGATGACGGTTTTAGGTATGCTGACACTAGCGGTGATAGTAAATCAACTGACAACATCAAGAAGTTAG
- a CDS encoding phosphotransferase, whose protein sequence is MVFSLSSHNVIPHLQEMGLCSSKDSVSTESELPETSKKNFNLLVKLGGDRKLLVKQERCVDNDGIPQEFFNEWLFHQLLQQFPVLGNISEIASLLLHFDEENSILVRNYLTEYFELANFYQRNDIYPPEIAAAIGTSLGGLHRATFNQREYREFMATAPQGQFRYQFYNPAQGMGSISPEIFGNVPSDALKFYVLYQRYESLEAAIAELAALWQPCCLTHNDLKLENILVHSRWKQLDNCLVRLIDWEACSWGDPAFDLGTVLASYLKIWLESLVVDPSIELEESLQLAATPLEDLHPSILAFIQAYLDAFPVILEYRRELIQRVVQFAGLVLIQHLQETIQDRKFFNNASLCMLQVAKTLLTRPQESVMTVFGSSESEIIKPFAKFAKLPQTKTEQNLVRLYYNKTRLRGC, encoded by the coding sequence ATGGTATTTTCACTGTCCTCTCACAATGTCATCCCGCATCTCCAAGAAATGGGTCTGTGTAGTTCAAAAGATAGCGTATCTACTGAATCAGAGTTACCAGAAACTAGCAAGAAGAATTTCAACTTACTGGTAAAGCTAGGAGGGGATCGCAAGCTGTTGGTTAAACAAGAACGTTGTGTTGATAATGATGGTATCCCCCAAGAATTTTTCAATGAATGGCTCTTTCATCAGTTGTTACAGCAGTTTCCAGTTTTAGGAAATATTTCTGAAATAGCATCATTATTGCTGCATTTTGATGAAGAAAATTCTATTCTTGTTCGCAACTATCTAACGGAATATTTTGAACTAGCTAATTTTTATCAACGAAATGATATTTATCCCCCAGAAATAGCAGCAGCCATAGGCACTAGCTTGGGTGGACTGCATCGTGCAACATTCAATCAGCGCGAGTATCGCGAGTTTATGGCAACTGCTCCCCAAGGGCAATTTCGCTATCAGTTTTACAATCCAGCACAAGGGATGGGGTCAATTAGTCCAGAAATTTTTGGTAATGTTCCTAGCGATGCGCTCAAGTTTTATGTTCTTTATCAACGCTATGAAAGTTTAGAAGCAGCGATCGCGGAATTAGCAGCCTTATGGCAACCTTGCTGTTTAACTCACAATGACCTGAAACTAGAAAATATTTTGGTGCATTCTCGGTGGAAACAACTAGATAATTGCCTTGTCAGACTAATTGATTGGGAAGCTTGTAGTTGGGGAGATCCAGCTTTTGATTTGGGCACTGTACTGGCAAGCTATTTAAAAATTTGGTTAGAAAGTTTGGTGGTAGATCCCTCTATTGAGTTAGAAGAATCTCTACAATTAGCAGCAACACCACTGGAGGATCTCCACCCTTCCATACTTGCCTTTATCCAAGCTTATCTAGACGCTTTCCCCGTAATTTTGGAGTACCGCCGCGAGTTGATCCAGCGAGTAGTTCAGTTTGCAGGTCTTGTACTCATTCAGCACCTTCAAGAAACTATTCAAGACCGCAAATTCTTTAATAATGCTAGTCTTTGTATGCTCCAAGTTGCTAAAACTCTGCTTACCAGACCCCAAGAATCTGTAATGACAGTTTTTGGCAGTAGTGAGTCAGAAATCATCAAACCTTTTGCAAAATTTGCCAAACTACCCCAAACCAAAACAGAACAGAATTTAGTTCGCCTTTATTACAACAAAACCCGTTTGCGTGGGTGTTGA
- a CDS encoding T3SS effector HopA1 family protein: protein MLDFSDNHLLNSLLDIVDNIQIEPNFCICHPNYQPFALPDRLAERFQKNSVELQRKYFTLLLRNFIYGIYYNGLLQNVLAINAKPANCLPHKSIENNSILEIDWQFYEQLHESNHGTGYFDSGWQVLRREPDGSLAVSKGGLTLYIESDSHLEAIVQSAKVGELLNIWMPKNRLQNGCYVAVGNVAQKLGSNPDTDLGEGRIYLNLTPSGAIAMMESLTMQLNDAVIPFNFQVPYNPSAYGRYDSGVLYFQRHDYPAVREVLQAVYAQHKSHFHPEIPLFTKFLASGLSLAEEPTKKFVSRESFGINRCQLVANALFEAWQKGYNSTEERMRTICQHFASFGIDLQRPYLNPSSKDIYYPLGTCKK, encoded by the coding sequence ATGCTAGATTTTTCTGACAATCATCTGCTAAATTCTCTGCTCGATATTGTTGACAATATCCAGATAGAGCCTAATTTTTGCATCTGCCATCCTAACTATCAACCTTTCGCCTTGCCAGATCGGTTGGCAGAGAGATTTCAGAAAAATTCAGTAGAACTACAGCGTAAGTATTTCACCTTACTGTTGCGAAATTTTATCTACGGCATCTATTACAATGGCTTGTTACAAAATGTCTTAGCAATAAATGCCAAGCCAGCAAATTGTTTACCCCACAAAAGCATAGAAAATAATTCCATCTTGGAGATTGATTGGCAATTTTACGAGCAATTGCACGAGAGTAATCACGGTACTGGTTATTTTGATTCTGGTTGGCAGGTGTTGCGACGCGAACCAGATGGCAGTCTGGCGGTGAGTAAAGGCGGTTTGACGTTGTATATTGAAAGCGATTCTCATCTAGAAGCGATCGTGCAATCTGCCAAGGTTGGTGAGTTACTAAACATTTGGATGCCGAAAAATCGACTGCAAAATGGTTGCTACGTAGCAGTTGGCAATGTTGCTCAGAAACTGGGAAGCAATCCTGACACTGATTTAGGAGAAGGACGAATCTACTTGAATTTAACTCCATCAGGAGCGATCGCCATGATGGAAAGCTTGACAATGCAACTAAATGATGCAGTAATCCCCTTCAACTTTCAGGTTCCATACAATCCTTCTGCCTACGGACGTTATGACTCGGGAGTGCTTTACTTTCAACGCCACGACTATCCAGCAGTCCGAGAAGTCTTACAAGCCGTATATGCACAGCATAAATCCCATTTTCACCCAGAAATTCCTTTATTTACCAAATTTTTGGCATCTGGGTTGAGTTTAGCTGAAGAACCAACCAAAAAATTTGTTTCTCGGGAAAGTTTTGGCATTAACCGCTGCCAATTAGTCGCTAATGCCTTATTTGAGGCTTGGCAAAAAGGCTACAATTCCACTGAGGAAAGAATGCGAACTATCTGCCAACATTTTGCTAGTTTCGGAATTGATTTGCAGCGTCCCTACCTCAATCCCAGTTCTAAGGATATCTATTATCCTTTAGGGACTTGCAAAAAATAA
- a CDS encoding polymer-forming cytoskeletal protein, with the protein MKRSTLKKFILLLVLALSAIFFSVTALAQADININNTNIIQFGNDVTVAPNQSVESAIAIGGTVRIQQGARVTESAIAIDGDVILEKGARVDGDVYAVGGKIITEEGAIIDGASGTALENGRWGMYGFRRRGGFISRYLFNTAFHLLNVLISTIIGVLIILWRPNFLLNLAATVSHYPIQSGLWGLGGLFAVIVVIIVLAISLIGIPLLPLVALAVMITVLVGTLGVALWLGQRILTTRERSPMQQFLIGMLILGLIGLIPVLGNLVLLVVNILGFGVLLAWWLGNVRSQTVD; encoded by the coding sequence GTGAAACGAAGTACTCTCAAAAAATTTATTTTGCTATTGGTATTAGCCCTGAGCGCGATTTTTTTCTCAGTAACAGCTTTAGCCCAAGCCGACATTAATATCAACAACACTAATATTATCCAGTTTGGGAATGATGTGACAGTTGCGCCTAACCAGTCTGTGGAAAGTGCCATAGCGATTGGGGGAACGGTAAGGATTCAGCAAGGAGCACGAGTAACCGAGAGTGCAATTGCTATTGATGGAGATGTAATTTTAGAAAAGGGTGCCCGTGTTGATGGTGATGTCTATGCAGTGGGAGGAAAAATTATCACAGAAGAAGGAGCTATTATTGATGGTGCCTCAGGTACAGCCCTAGAGAATGGTAGGTGGGGAATGTATGGTTTTAGAAGGAGGGGAGGTTTTATTTCTCGCTATCTCTTCAATACCGCCTTTCATCTTCTGAACGTACTAATTAGCACTATTATTGGTGTTTTAATCATACTTTGGCGACCAAATTTCCTATTAAACTTGGCAGCGACTGTCAGCCATTATCCCATTCAAAGTGGATTGTGGGGTTTAGGTGGTTTATTTGCTGTCATTGTAGTAATCATTGTGCTGGCAATAAGCTTAATTGGAATTCCCTTATTACCCTTAGTTGCTTTAGCAGTTATGATTACAGTTCTAGTGGGTACTCTTGGAGTAGCTCTTTGGCTTGGGCAAAGGATATTGACAACTCGAGAGCGATCGCCCATGCAACAATTTCTGATTGGCATGCTCATCTTGGGTTTAATTGGTTTGATTCCAGTACTTGGAAACCTAGTATTGTTAGTAGTAAATATATTAGGCTTTGGTGTATTACTGGCATGGTGGTTAGGCAATGTCAGATCGCAAACCGTGGATTAA
- a CDS encoding acyl-CoA thioesterase: MAFNYNRTVRFQDTDAAGVVYFANVLAICHEAYEESLGASGVNLKEFFSNPSVAFPIVHASVDFFRPMFCGDKLIVRLMPQKVGVEKFEINYEIVVADMVVAKAITRHVCIDANSRHKRDLPEQILEWLEANRKDAENMERRKSREVI; this comes from the coding sequence ATGGCTTTCAATTACAATCGCACCGTTCGTTTTCAAGATACTGATGCCGCTGGGGTAGTATACTTTGCCAATGTTTTGGCAATTTGTCATGAAGCTTATGAAGAATCTTTAGGAGCTTCAGGTGTTAATCTTAAGGAATTTTTTAGTAATCCATCTGTAGCTTTTCCAATTGTTCATGCTAGTGTGGATTTTTTTCGCCCAATGTTTTGTGGTGACAAGTTAATCGTTAGATTAATGCCACAAAAAGTTGGTGTGGAAAAGTTTGAAATCAATTACGAAATTGTTGTTGCAGATATGGTGGTTGCTAAGGCAATCACTAGACATGTTTGTATTGATGCCAACAGCAGACATAAAAGAGATTTACCTGAGCAGATCCTTGAATGGTTGGAGGCGAATCGTAAAGATGCAGAAAACATGGAAAGAAGAAAATCAAGAGAGGTGATTTAA